A genomic window from Fusarium oxysporum Fo47 chromosome X, complete sequence includes:
- a CDS encoding general substrate transporter, translated as MGILTLAEDRPTPPSVYNWRIYVLAVVASCGSNMIGYTSAFIGTTITLESFKKEFGIDTKTVEERNLISENIVSLFIAGAFFGALLTYVLSHWVGRKWCLAIASATFTLGAGLQCGADSSTGLGILYAGRVLSGLGTGFASNIIPIYISELAPPAIRGRLVGLYELGWQIGGLVGFWINYGVQKHMPESHQQWIVPFAVQIIPSGLLFLGTLWLRESPRWLFLKDRRTQAMENLCWIRQLPPTDLYITEEVSAIDHAHEIQKSTVGIGLWKPFQALKDRPNMMWRLFLGCMLFFWQNGSGINAINYYSPTVFSSIGVQHDTVNVMTGIFGVVKAVMTFVWLLFLVDQLGRRKLLLIGGITGSICMWVLGAYIYVVDPTKNPQDHLTGSGIAAIVFFYLWTAVYTPTWNGTPWVINSEFFDPSFRSLAQACTTASNWLFNFLVSRFTEQMFAAMGYGVYMFFATLSFFAFIFAFFLIPETSGIPLEQVYRLFKIKPIWKADKILKEQRKQEEQQFRSDVKGEVSQSENLEDVSDKRGEV; from the exons ATGGGTATCCTCACTCTTGCTGAAGATAGGCCGACGCCGCCTTCGGTGTACAACTGGCGCATTTATGTGCTTGCTGTTGTCGCGTCTTGCGGCTCGAACATGATCGGTTATACAAGTGCCTTCATTGGAACGACTATCACGCTTGAATCGTTCAAGAAGGAGTTTGGGATCGACACGAAGACTGTCGAGGAGCGAAACTTGATCAGTGAGAACATTGTCTCGCTTTTCATTGCTGGCGCCTTCTTTGGTGCTCTTCTCACTTACGTTCTCAGTCACTGGGTTGGTCGCAAATGGTGTCTTGCCATCGCTTCCGCTACCTTCACGCTCGGAGCTGGTCTCCAATGCGGTGCTGACTCTAGCACTGGCTTGGGAATTCTATACGCAGGTCGTGTTCTATCAGGTCTTGGAACCGGTTTTGCAAGCAACATCATCCCGATCTACATTTCTGAGCTGGCGCCTCCTGCTATTCGAGGTCGTCTGGTCGGTCTGTACGAGCTTGGCTGGCAGATTGGTGGTTTGGTTGGATTCTGGATCAAC TATGGTGTCCAGAAGCACATGCCCGAAAGCCACCAACAATGGATTGTTCCCTTTGCCGTCCAGATCATTCCGTCGggccttctcttccttggaACACTCTGGCTTCGCGAGTCTCCTCGATGGCTGTTCCTCAAAGACCGCAGAACGCAGGCTATGGAGAATCTTTGCTGGATTCGACAGCTCCCACCGACTGATCTCTACATCACCGAAGAGGTATCAGCCATTGATCACGCTCACGAGATCCAGAAGTCGACTGTTGGTATTGGACTTTGGAAGCCTTTCCAGGCTCTCAAGGATCGACCAAACATGATGTGGCGCCTCTTCCTGGGATGTATGCTGTTTTTCTGGCAGAACGGCTCTGGAATCAACGCCATCAACTACTACTCTCCAACTGTGTTCTCC AGCATTGGAGTTCAGCATGATACTGTCAACGTAATGACAGGCATCTTTGGTGTCGTCAAGGCTGTGATGACCTTTGTctggcttctcttccttgttgATCAACTTGGTCGAAGAAAGCTTTTGCTTATTGGTGGTATCACCGGTTCCATCTGCATGTGGGTGTTGGGCGCATACATCTATGTCGTCGACCCTACCAAGAACCCCCAAGATCATTTGACTGGCAGTGGTATTGCCGCTATCGTGTTCTTTTACCTCTGGACCGCCGTCTATACCCCCACATGGAATGGTACACCCTGGGTCATCAACTCT GAATTCTTCGATCCCAGTTTCCGATCCCTTGCCCAAGCCTGCACGACCGCCAGCAACTGGTTGTTCAACTTCCTCGTATCGCGATTCACCGAACAGATGTTTGCTGCAATGGGATACGGTGTCTATATGTTCTTTGCGACTCtgtccttcttcgccttcatcttcgccttcttcctcattcCCGAGACAAGTGGAATTCCGTTGGAGCAAGTTTACAgactcttcaagatcaagccaATCTGGAAGGCAGACAAAATCCTCAAAGAGCAACGAAAACAGGAGGAGCAACAGTTCAGATCTGATGTCAAGGGTGAAGTGAGCCAATCCGAGAACCTCGAGGACGTCAGCGATAAGCGTGGCGAGGTCTGA
- a CDS encoding glycosyl hydrolase family 76-domain-containing protein → MGAFQKGAGLVLFLAQFAPVQSMKLDSKDGILDASKGLAGDLISFYKGNETGQTPGLLPERTMGTDGYYWYQSGAFMGSFVDYWQLTGDKTYNKLVTEGIQWQVGKGKDFMPANNTASMGNDDQSIWAFAALTAAEYGYPEPSEGQPEWLDLAVAVWEEQRARWDTEVAQKTCNGGLRWQIMMTNAGFDYKSTLANVLFFNLGARLARLTSNETYADYASKTWDWLETSELIDKETWAVYDGAQATEATKNCSNVNQIQWSANSAGLTMGAAFMYNFTEGSDEWRKRTENLASATLETFFKKNGDFNEIACANSKGKCPRDIVMYKGFTHRWLAVATQVAPFTASSILPVLRKSAEGLKAEGNGGDALEQKFSNFVVVSNLLIDDSSAPGHQNETGKTDKAEDSPSSTSTPVSKSSSAEAEGNSAIKLTGSSSFLALSVLIMASQWIL, encoded by the exons ATGGGTGCATTCCAGAAGGGTGCTGGCCTGGTGCTATTTTTGGCACAGTTTGCACCTGTCCAGTCTATGAAGCTTGACAGCAAGGATGGCATTTTAGACGCGTCTAAGGGTCTTGCTGGGGATCTCATCAGTTTCTACAAGGGCAATGAGACTGGTCAAACCCCTGGTCTTCTGCCCGAAAGGACTATGGGAACAGATGGGTACTATTGGTACCAGTCGGGGGCGTTCATGGGTTCTTTTGTGGACTATTGGCAATTGACAGGCGACAAGACCTACAACAAGCTTGTTACGGAGGGCATTCAATGGCAGGTTGGCAAGGGAAAGGACTTCATGCCCGCCAACAACACTGCGAGCATGGGCAACGACGACCAGTCTATTTGGGCCTTTGCTGCACTGACAGCCGCCGAATATGGCTATCCTGAACCCTCTGAAGGCCAACCTGAAtggcttgatcttgccgTTGCAGTCTGGGAAGAGCAACGCGCACGATGGGACACAGAAGTAGCGCAGAAGACCTGCAATGGCGGTCTTCGATGGCAAATCATGATGACCAATGCTGGTTTCGATTACAAGTCGA CACTTGCCAATGTTCTTTTCTTCAATCTTGGCGCTCGTCTCGCTAGACTCACATCCAACGAGACATACGCCGACTATGCCTCAAAGACCTGGGACTGGCTCGAGACCAGTGAGTTAATCGACAAGGAGACTTGGGCAGTCTATGATGGTGCTCAAGCTACAGAGGCGACCAAGAACTGCTCAAATGTCAACCAGATCCAGTGGTCTGCCAATTCGGCAGGACTAACCATGGGTGCTGCATTCATGTACAACTTT ACTGAAGGATCAGATGAATGGAGGAAACGTACCGAGAACCTCGCATCAGCAACCTTGGAGACATTCTTCAAAAAGAATGGTGACTTCAATGAGATCGCGTGTGCGAATAGCAAAGGAAAATGCCCTCGCGACATCGTCATGTACAAAGGCTTCACGCACCGATGGCTTGCCGTGGCCACCCAGGTGGCTCCCTTCACAGCCAGTTCCATACTCCCTGTCCTTCGAAAATCGGCCGAGGGCCTGAAGGCAGAGGGAAATGGGGGTGATGCTTTGGAACAGAAGTTCTCTAactttgttgttgtttccAACTTGTTGATCGATGACTCTTCTGCCCCTGGACATCAGAATGAGACCGGCAAGACGGACAAGGCGGAGGACTCTCCCTCTTCGACATCCACGCCTGTTTCCAAGTCGTCGtctgctgaggctgagggcAACTCTGCCATCAAGCTCACAGGTTCAAGTAGCTTCCTGGCTTTATCCGTTCTTATAATGGCTTCCCAATGGATCTTGTAG
- a CDS encoding uncharacterized protein (domain of unknown function-domain containing protein) — MSSASGLVELAQSLIEHGPRKTMQTSRRIRAIHNHTTIVDTTHGVYVWEHDSFPTIYVPVVDVKNAKLVDKKNISVELKERAAIAQLVIPAHDSIKEAKVDNVVRFFQDVTLGALSDMVRVEFRSIDQWFEEDEPIFVHAKDPFKRVDILHSTRPIEVKVNGRTVAKATSSMHLLETGLPTRYYLPLSAVDQTVLLKSPVRSKCPYKGEAEYYNIVIDGKTFENLVWYYNHPTLESAAIARLVCFYNEKVDIILDGELQERPRTKFA, encoded by the exons ATGAGTAGTGCATCAGGCCTGGTTGAGCTCGCTCAGAGCCTGATCGAACATGGTCCCCGCAAGACAATGCAGACATCTCGCCGCATACGAGCCATTCACAACCATACCACTATTGTGGATACTACTCACGGAGTCTATGTTTGGGAACATGACAGTTTCCCCACTATCTATGTGCCGGTGGTTGATGTGAAGAACGCGAAGCTGGTTGATAAGAAGAACATCTCGGTGGAGCTCAAAGAGAGGGCTGCGATAGCTCAACTCGTGATCCCAGCCCATGATAGTATCAAGGAGGCAAAAGTGGACAATGTTGTGCGCTTCTTTCAAGATGTGACCCTTGGGGCACTTTCTGATATGGTGCGGGTTGAATTTCGCAGTATAG ATCAATGgtttgaggaggatgaacCCATCTTCGTCCACGCGAAAGATCCCTTCAAACGCGTTGACATCCTGCACTCCACACGTCCCAttgaagtcaaagtcaacGGCAGAACAGTTGCGAAAGCTACATCATCCATGCATCTCCTCGAGACAGGTCTGCCGACTCGTTACTACCTTCCATTGTCTGCTGTTGATCAGACTGTCCTATTGAAAAGCCCCGTCAGATCTAAGTGTCCTTACAAGGGCGAGGCCGAATACTATAATATTGTCATCGACGGAAAGACCTTTGAGAACCTGGTCTGGTATTATAACCACCCAACTCTTGAGAGCGCAGCGATTGCACGACTTGTCTGCTTTTACAACGAGAAGGTTGATATCATCTTAGATGGTGAACTCCAGGAACGTCCCAGAACTAAATTTGCATAG
- a CDS encoding major facilitator superfamily domain-containing protein, whose amino-acid sequence MNLRAREDKDPNAFPTRQLLILAICRFSEPIAFNSILAYTFVMVKDLGIAEKDASLYAGLLVSAYAVAEALTSMGWGILSDRVGRKPVVLFGLVGVALSSLIFGLAKSYWVALLARFVGGALNGNVSVMQTMVAEMVKLPEHEPKAYAVQPFVWTLGGIIGSAMGGFLAQPAKFYPSIFSEDGLFGRYPYLLPNLVSVAVVAIAVIQGLFLLEETLVKPGSEGENGVINYQEVPAIDDLESIDERTPLRRSAVRTSVSRSRRHMSPSTSRSRPRFAESSLGMAVEHDFIDLRRSSFGTVHSIVLPQDLLTPPNEEQEDEQAKSGERTFNKTIMMLIVALLIFSYHQMAASSLLATYLLDDPAEKRGTIDWIGGLGYTVHDVGVYLAVNGVLGLFIQAVIFPVFVSRVGVWHSFVSMIILYPASYLLMPFLSAFGEPVVSLGIYASLLMQSFCGLIVAPVTLILIKDATPSPQVLGRVNGLAMSGACLARTVAPPLAGVFYALSGSVSAWFSCVVVAVIGAVQLFWIPRRSIKKDDVMVDNALTKTATNESRRGRRGRNSLS is encoded by the exons ATGAATTTGAGAGCAAGGGAAGACAAAGATCCTAATGCTTTCCCCACGAGGCAACTTCTAATTCTCG CAATATGTCGCTTTTCGGAGCCGATTGCCTTCAATTCCATTCTGGCCTACACATTTGTGATGGTCAAGGATTTGGGTATTGCTGAGAAAGATGCTTCACTTTACGCGGGACTGCTCGTCTCGGCATATGCGGTCGCTGAGGCGCTGACCTCGATGGGATGGGGTATTCTTTCGGACCGCGTCGGTCGAAAGCCCGTTGTTCTGTTTGGACTCGTTGGCGTGGCATTGTCGAGTCTTATTTTTGGTTTGGCTAAGAGCTACTGGGTTGCTCTTCTGGCAAGGTTTGTCGGCGGCGCGCTGAACGGAAACGTGTCGGTCATGCAGACTATGGTCGCTGAGATGGTGAAATTGCCTGAGCATGAGC CCAAGGCTTACGCCGTGCAGCCTTTCGTCTGGACTCTTGGCGGCATCATCGGATCCGCGATGGGAGGTTTCCTCGCTCAACCTGCCAAGTTTTACCCTTCAATCTTTTCAGAGGATGGACTGTTTGGGCGATATCCTTACCTGCTCCCTAACCTTGTGTCAGTGGCCGTGGTGGCCATCGCCGTCATTCAAGGactctttcttcttgaggaGACACTTGTGAAGCCCGGATCCGAGGGCGAGAATGGCGTTATCAACTACCAAGAAGTCCCTGCTATAGACGATCTCGAATCTATCGATGAGCGCACACCTCTCCGACGCTCTGCCGTCCGCACCTCCGTTTCTCGCAGCCGTCGACACATGTCTCCCTCCACCAGCCGATCACGACCTCGCTTCGCCGAGTCCAGTCTTGGAATGGCAGTTGAACACGACTTTATCGACCTCCGCCGCTCTTCTTTCGGAACTGTGCACTCCATTGTCCTTCCTCAGGATCTCCTCACACCCCCTAACGAGGAGCAGGAGGACGAGCAGGCCAAGTCCGGTGAACGAACGTTCAACAAGACGATCATGATGCTCATCGTCGCACTACTTATCTTCTCGTATCACCAGATGGCTGCAAGCAGCCTTCTCGCCACGTATCTGCTCGACGATCCTGCTGAGAAACGCGGAACTATTGACTGGATTGGTGGTCTTGGTTACACCGTACACGATGTCGGCGTATACCTTGCAGTGAACGGAGTACTGGGTCTGTTCATCCAGGCCGTCATCTTCCCCGTGTTCGTTAGCCGCGTTGGAGTATGGCATTCCTTTGTGAGCATGATTATCTTGTATCCTGCTTCCTACTTGCTCATGCCATTCCTCTCTGCGTTTGGCGAACCAGTTGTCTCCTTGGGAATCTACGCATCCTTGTTAATGCAGAGTTTCTGCGGGCTGATAGTGGCACCTGTTACTCTCATTCTTATTAAGGATGCTACGCCATCTCCTCAGGTGCTTGGCCGAGTCAATGGCTTGGCTATGTCTGGTGCCTGTTTGGCACGTACTGTTGCGCCGCCTCTTGCTGGAGTTTTCTATGCTCTGTCAGGTTCTGTGTCAGCGTGGTTCAGCTGTGTTGTTGTAGCTGTTATCGGAGCAGTTCAGCTTTTCTGGATTCCACGAAGAAGTATCAAGAAGGACGATGTCATGGTGGATAACGCCCTTACCAAGACAGCCACCAATGAATCTCGCCGTGGTCGACGTGGCAGGAACTCTTTGTCATAA
- a CDS encoding pectate lyase-domain-containing protein, translating into MQYRVIMAATLAIGAYAAPAPLITGAPSLSRRQDSEGGSGGSGGSSVLDAPMTIAAGESFDGGNAIFDRGVSCTGQAEGGDSDAVFILEKGATLSNVRIGPNQIEGVHCNGGCTLNNVVWDAVCEDAFSIKKQEDGETTTINGGGATGAEDKVIQHNGGGTVIIKDFEVSDFGKLYRSCGNCKEMPARHVEISGGSASNGKILVGINPNMGDTAKISGIQLTNVPKECITFEGVTDGSEPKEVGTCDSNAGSGSGSGSGDSTEAPATPTTPANGSETPAASEVADPVETSADGSQGDDQSGDDQSGDNDDGDKDESDDDKKDDDSDDENKDEQSDNENQDQDSESENQESADNQQAQPSQPNFSFGSGGFGGF; encoded by the exons ATGCAGTACCGTGTGATCATGGCGGCCACTCTGGCCATTGGTGCCTATGCCGCTCCCGCTCCCCTCATTACTGGCGCTCCATCTCTCTCTCGTCGTCAGGATAGCGAGGGCGGCTCCGGTGGTTCTGGTGGAAGCAGTGTTCTCGATGCTCCCATGACCATTGCTGCCGGCGAGTCATTCGATGGTGGCAATGCTATCTTCGACCGTGGTGTTTCTTGCACTGGTCAGGCCGAGGGCGGCGACTCCGATGCCGTCTTCATTCTCGAGAAGGGTGCCACTCTTTCTAACGTCCGCATTG GTCCCAACCAGATCGAGGGCGTTCACTGCAACGGTGGCTGCACTCTCAACAACGTTGTCTGGGACGCCGTCTGCGAGGATGCTTTCTCCATCAAGAAGCAGGAAGATGGTGAGACCACCACCATCAACGGTGGCGGCGCTACCGGTGCCGAGGACAAGGTCATCCAGCACAACGGTGGAGGtaccgtcatcatcaaggacTTCGAGGTCTCTGACTTTGGCAAGCTCTACCGTAGCTGCGGTAACTGCAAGGAGATGCCCGCTCGCCACGTCGAGATCTCTGGCGGTTCTGCCAGCAACGGAAAGATCCTCGTCGGCATCAACCCTAACATGGGTGACACCGCCAAGATCTCCGGCATCCAGCTCACCAACGTTCCCAAGGAGTGCATCACTTTCGAGGGTGTCACTGACGGCAGTGAGCCCAAGGAGGTTGGCACTTGTGACTCTAATGCTGGCTCTGGTTCGGGCTCTGGTTCTGGAGACTCTACTGAGGCCCCTGCTACCCCTACCACTCCTGCCAATGGCTCTGAGACCCCTGCCGCATCTGAGGTTGCTGACCCTGTTGAGACCTCCGCTGATGGCTCTCAGGGTGACGACCAGTCTGGTGACGATCAGTCCGGCGACAACGATGATGGTGACAAGGATGAGtctgatgatgacaagaaggacgacgactctgacgatgagaacaaggatgaaCAGTCCGACAACGAGAACCAGGACCAAGACTCTGAGTCTGAGAACCAGGAGAGCGCTGATAACCAGCAGGCccagccttctcagcctAACTTCAGCTTTGGAAGCGGTGGCTTCGGCGGCTTCTAA